GGGGCATCACGATATTCCAGCTTGTTCTGTTTCATTAATACTTGGTCGATGTTATTAACAAATGCCAATCCGCGCAATCCTTCAATATTAGCTAAACGACGAAGCATATCAGTTTTGTCACGCTCTTCTACTTTCACAAAAGAGTGGACAACTTTACCGAACTTCACCATATCTTCCGGCTTTATTTCGATGCTGATCGGCTCGAACATTAAGCGCTCTGCTACTAATTTGATTTCTTCAGTAATCGTAGCCGATACGACAACGACTTGACGTCCGAATGCAGCATTCTCGATAAACGATTTTACGACAACACGGTACTCGCGGCTAAGCAGCTGATCGCATTCATCCAAAACGATTGTCTCGATTTCTTTAAGTTTTAATTTACCTTGGCGTGCCAATTCATTCAGACGACCTGGCGTCCCGACAACAATCGTTGGCTTTTTCTTTAATTTTTCGATTTGGCGTGCCGAGTTCGCACCGCCGATTAGTTGCTGCACAGTGATATCTGTTCCTGCTGTCCAGTCACGGATTACTTCAACGATCTGCATCGCAAGCTCTTGTGAAGGTGCAACGATCAATGCTTGAGTTTGTTTCTTATTACCGTCTACTTTATTTAAAATCGGTAAAGTGTAGGCTAGTGTTTTTCCTGAGCCTGTCGGAGATTCTGCTACGATATCTTTTCCCTCGACCATCGCAGGAATCATTTCCTCTTGTATTTTCATTGTCGTTTCAAACGACCATTTATTTTGAAGTGTTTCGTTTAATAAGCTAATTGCTGACATATTGTTTTACCACCTTTTATTCGTTGGCTTTAGTGTACCATATTCCATTATTAATGCGGAAATTTGGCGGAATTTCAGTCAGTGTTTGACATGAGAAAAAGGAAGTTATGTGTCAATTGAAAAATGGCTTGTTGAAGCTGGGAGATTTTCTAATAAATTCTGAGATCATCTAATATATTTTAAATTGTTCTAATAAAATGGCGATGTTCTAATATATCCGGTAATTGTGCTAATATCGGTCCGCTTTGTTCTAATATCACCTTAACTTTTTCTAATAACGTCGTGACATTTTCTAATATCCCTCAGCAATGTTCTAATAAAATTCAAACCGGATGCTTTTCTATACGATTTAGAGTAAAAAGCGCAGCCATAACCTTCAACATCAACCGAAGTTCTAATAACCTCACCGTTTTTTCTAATATCCCCTTTATTTCTTCTAATAACACTCCTCAATCTTCCAATAAAACCCCACCCGGCCCACAGCAAAAAAAGGCATGCCGGAAACTACCTTCCAGCACGCCTAGTTTCTACACTCTTTCAATAATTAAAGCAATACCTTGTCCGCCACCGATACAAAGACTGGCAACCGCATACTTCCCGTTGCGTCGTTGAAGTTCATATACAGCAGATAAGATAATTCTAGTTCCACTTGCACCGACCGGGTGACCGAGTGCAATTGCCCCGCCATTTACATTCGTTTTCTCACGGTTCAGACCAAGCTCCTTTTCTACCGCGAGATACTGAGCTGCAAATGCTTCATTAATTTCCACTAAGTCCATATCCTCAATTGTTAAATTCGCACGCTCCAAAGCTTGACGAATCGCTGGAGCCGGGCCGATACCCATGATTGTCGGGTCCACACCAGTGATTCCCCATGATACAATGCGGGCTAATGGCTTTAATCCTTGTTCATTTACAAAGTCTTCGCTTGCGACAACGACCGATGCTGCCCCGTCGTTAATTCCCGAAGCATTCGCTGCAGTAACTGAACCATCCTTTTTAAATGCCGGACGTAATTTTGCCAAGCTCTCCAGTGTACCGCCTTCTTTAATATGTTCATCCTGATCTATTAAAATCTCGCCTTTTCTCGTAGCAACAGCAACCGGCACGATCTCTTTCGCAAAAGTCCCATTCTCGCGCGCTTTTGCGGCACGTTCGTTTGAAAGAAGTGCGAATGCATCTTGTTCCTCGCGGGAAATCGTATATTGTTCCGCAAGTTTTTCTGCCGTCAATCCCATTCCTGAACCTGTATACTGGTCAGTTAATGTCGCTTGAAGCATATCTGTAAACTCCAGGTTACCTAGTTTCGATCCACTGAAACGCTGCTCAAAATTCGAATATGGCGATTGGGACATATTTTCCGCTCCCCCAGCGAGTACAACATCCCCTTCACCTAGCTGAATCATCTGAGCCGCCGATACGACTGATTGCATGCCCGATCCGCAAAGACGGTTTAACGTTAATGCCGGCACTTCCTTTGGCACCCCTGCATAAAGGCCGATGTGACGGGCTAAATATGCCGAGTTCGCACCAGTTGTAATTACACCCCCGTAAATGACATGGTCGACTTGCTCAGGCTGTACGTTTGCGCGCTTTAACGCTTCGACTGCTGTTTTTGTACCAAGCTGGACTGCATCTGTTGTTGCAAAAGAACCCCCAAAAGCTGTAAATGCTGTACGTGCCCCGTCTACGATATATACGTTTTTCATTATTCCATCCCCTTTGTCAGTACTATTTTATAATTTGTTTTGCGATAATCCCCTTCATGATTTCGGTTGTCCCTGCGTAAATTGCTGCTACCGGAATATCGCGGTATCGTCTTGCGATTTCATATTCCTCCATATAACCATAACCACCGTGCAGCTGCAGACAATCCGATACGACACGCTTGGCCATTTCGCTAATCCACCATTTGGCCATCGATACTTCCTTCACGATATCTTGTCCTGCAATATGTTTGCCAATTAAACTATCGACATATGTACGGCCAAGGTCAATTTCAGTAGCCATTTCTGCCAACTTGAATTGAGTATTCTGGAAATCGGCGATGCGGCTGCCGAATGCTTTCCGTTCTTTTACATAGTCTACTGTCAGTTTTAAGCAGCATTCCGCCTCAATCTGTGTTTCGATTGCAACAATAAGTCGTTCCTGCTGCAGTTTTTCCATTAAATAATAGAAGCCTCGGTTCTCTTCTCCTAATAAGTTTTCTGCCGGTACACGTGCATCTTCAAAAATAAGCTCGCCTGTATCTGCACTGTGCATCCCGATTTTATCGAGTTTTTTTCCGCGCTTGAACCCAGGTGTCCCACTTTCCACAATAAGCAGACTAACCCCTTTATACGCGGGAATTGCCTGCGGGTCTGTTTTACAAACGACAACAACATAATCTGCATGAATGCCATTTGTAATAAACGTTTTTTCCCCGTTTAAAATGTAAAAGTCCCCATCTTTTTTCGCTGTCGTCTGAATGCCAGCGAGATCAGAGCCAGCACCCGGTTCCGTCATAGCGATAGCAGAGATATACTCACCTGTTACACTTTTCGGTAGCCATTTTTCCTTTTGTGCAGCTGTCCCGTAAGCTTCAATATAAGGTGTCACAATATCGGAATGAAGTGATATCCCGCTTGCTAACCCCGCACCGACACGTTCAAGTTCTTCCGTTAATATAGCAGAATAGCCAAAATCCAGTGCAAGTCCCCCATATTCTTCACTCACCATTGGACATAAAAAACCATTCTCCCCAAGCTTCAGCCAAAACTCACGTGGAATATCGCGTTCCTTTTCCCATTGTTCAAAATACGGATAGGCCTCTTTATCCAGCATTTTACGTAATGCTTTTCTGAACATTTCATGCTCTTCTGTATAAATGTTCATTTTCCCGCCCCCTTTGTTTTTTCTGAATATTATTACATTTCAATTTTAACAGGCACAAAATATGGAAACAATGGTTTTCTAAGAAATATTATTGCACTATACAGAAATTCTTGTAAAAAACAAAAAAGAGTTGCCAGAATACTTCATGACAACTCCCGGTATTAACTATTGTTTAAAAGTAAAATTGCTTTCCTTGTATGGCCATTTACTTGTTCTAACGCAAGTTTTACTCGCTCATAATTTTCGTTTGTTTTTAGCATGACAATTGCCGGCTTCACCGCGAATTTCGTTTTTTCAAGTACCGCTTCCGCTTCCTCATATTTGCAGTCCGTCGCATCGATGACAATTCTTTTTGCCCGCTCTATTAATTTTTTATTGCTTGCATGTACATCGACCATTAAATTTTCGTATGCTTTCCCTAATTGCACCATCGTTGATGTACTAATCATATTTAAAATCATTTTATGTGATGTAGCTGCTTTTAACCGCGTTGATCCTGTTAATATTTCCGGCCCTACGACAACTTCGATCGCTTCATCCGCATAACGGCTTACTTCAGAATTAATATTGCTCGTCAAACTTACCGTGTAGGCACCGACAGATTGGGCGTACTCTAAAGCACCCATTACAAAAGGCGTCGTCCCGCTTGCCGTTATACCGATAACAGAATCGAACCGCGTTATGTTTTTTTCCTTTAATTTGTTGAAGCCATCTTCCAAACGATCTTCCGCATTTTCAACTGCCTGGAAAAATGCTTCCTTTCCTCCTGCCATAATCGTCTGCACCAGCTCCGGGTCAGTCATAAAAGTAGGAGGACATTCAGATGCATCAAGCATTCCTAAACGACCACTAGTACCCGCTCCGATATAAAAAAGGCGGCCACCGTTATAAATGTTTTCAACCACTCTTTTAATTACTTTTTCAATGGTAGGTAAAACTTGTTCAACACTTTTCACAACGAGCATATCTTCTTTATTCATGATTTGAAGTATGTCCGAGACAGGCATTACATCCAAATCCATTGTCTTATCATTTCGTTTTTCAGTCGTTAATTGATCGTAATTCATGTTATCTCACCTTCCAATAGACGCCATGTTTGTTGAATCGTTTGTTTAACTTGATCACTTACTTCAATATTATTTTCGTGTAAAGCTAATAAGTATGCTCCAACTGTCCCCGAAATTGTTGGCTTTAAAGCGACCAAATCAGGAAACCGTGATGAAAAACGGACGGTAAACTTTTCATAAAATGAATCATTCGAAAATAATCCCCCGTGTAATACAACCGGTTTCGTCCGATCGATTCGCGAATACGCACTCTCAATAAGTTCCATTAATGCTTCTTGAACTTTATCGACAATGGATTTTGCTAATTGATCTTCTTCAATAGCTTCCAGCACGATTCTGCTCACAGAAGAAATAGCTGTGACGGGATTTGGGCTGCCATAAATTACTGTAATGAGCTGGTCTGGTGACAGCACATTAAAATGGGTCAATATGTTTTCCTGAAAAGGTTTCAAAGGGACTTTGCCATCTTGTGCATCCAATACGGAACGAATGGCAAGCTTACCTAAATGATAGCCGCTTCCTTCATCACCCAGTAAATAGCCCCAGCCACCAACACGAAATGTTTTTTGCTGCTCATAACCGAATATAATTGCTCCGGTTCCGGCAATAAGTAAAGTACCTTCCCTGCCCCACGATCCCGCTGCCAATGCGGCATGGATATCACTCTGGATTTTAAGTTTCTCAAGAACTGGTGAATGCTTAAATGCATCATATATTTTCTGTTGTTCAGCTTGTCGATCTGCACCTGCCATTGCAGCAAACACCATTTCCACATCGGTTAATGCTGCCCCTGTCTTTATTAACAACTGGTCGATTAATTCATTTATAAGTGTGTACAGCTGCTCTGTTGAAATCGCTGTTAAATTGCCTGAACTTCCTTTGGCAACTGCAAGCAAATGGCCACTTTCATCACCGATTACGGCGGTTGTTTTCGTGCCGCCACCGTCTATACCAATCCATAGTTTCCCTGACATATACTCACCTTATCTATTCATTTTCAAGTGCAATTAAGTTATGCACAATTCGCCGAAACCGTTGAATTTCACAACTGCGTCCAAAATGAACGCGATTTGTTAACAATATAATTGCTAATTGCTTCTCATCCGATATCCAAATTGAAGTGCCTGTGAAACCGGTATGTCCAAAACCATCCCTTAAGTATTGACCGGAAAATGAAGGTGCTGAATATAATTGCCACCCTAATCCACGCTGTTCCTCATGCTGCCTAGTAAAACTTTGTTTCGCTAATTGTTTAGTCTGCTCGTAAAAAATAGAATCGGTATCTTTCATAAAAGCTTGAGCAAACTTCGCCAAGTCTTCAGCAGTCGAAAACAATCCGGCGTGTCCGCTTACTCCGCCAAAATGCAGTGCATTTTCATCATGCACTTCACCCCACTGATGTTTGTTTAAATAAGTACGATATTCAGTTGCAGCGATTTTTCCCTGTAACTGGGCAGACGGATTAAATCCGGTATTGTGCATATGTAGCGGCTGAAAAATATTTTTACCGGCATAGTCCGCTAATGACATTCCTGTAACCTTTTCGATGAGCATTCCTAGTAAAATATAGTTCACATCACTATAGATCACCTGCTGCTCAACATTTTTCCGTTCTGTTTCCTGAGCTATTCGTTCAATGACATCCGCGTATGCGACTTCTTCTTTATAAAACTTGATTTCAGCCTGAAAGCCGCTCGTATGTGTTAATAAGTGACGAACCCTGACTTCTTCATGCATGAGCTTAAGTTCCGGAAAGTAGTAGCCAATCGAATCATCCAAATCAATCAAACCCTGCTCAAGCAACAATAAAACTGCGCTTGCCGTTGCCGTCACCTTCGTTAATGAAGCACAATCAAACATCGTCTGTTCCGTCATTGGAATTTCTGGTTCCGTATGGGCCACACCGAATGCTTTGCAGTAAAGAATATCTTTTGCATTTGCTACAGCCAGTACTGCACCAGGCAGTTCTTTGTTTTGGATCGCTGTTTCAATAAACTCTTCTACTCGTGAAAAAGACATAATTCCCCTCCTATTTGATTGCCCCTTCTGTCATACCTTTTACGATATGGCGTTGGAAAATCGAATAGAAAATGATGACTGGAATAACAGCGATACATAGCCCGGCAAATAGTACGCCCCATGCACTATCATACTGTGCGTCTATTTTCAGTAAATTCATCGCAACACCTAACGTATTTTTACTTTCTGTTTGCAGTAAGATTAACGCCATGAAAAATTCATTCCAATAAGAAATGGCATTCAAAATTGTAACTGTTATAATTCCCGACTTGATGAGTGGTGTCACAATTTTAAATAGAATTCCATATGGACTCATACCATCGACGACCGCTGCTTCTTCCAGCTCTTTAGGAATATTTCCAATGAACCCGACGAGAATGAAAATCGTAAACGGTACATGTGAAATCGCATAAACAAGTGATAACGCCCACAAGTTATCCAGTAAATTAAACTTCATTAATAAGAAAAATAGCGGGATCCAACCTAAAACGGATGGAATCATCATTGACGCCAAATAAACATTGATCAGCACTTCACCAAATTTTGAACGCACACGCTCCAATGCGTAAGCTGTTGGAATCGATAATAAAAGTGTTAAAAAAGAACCAAGTACTGTAACAAAGAAACTGTTTAAAAATGCTCGCCCGATATTGTAGTCATTCCATGCGCGTTCAAAATTTGTAAAACTAAAATCAGTCGGCATTGACCATGGTGACGTGAAAATTTCTGCATTCGATTTAAACGCACCCATAAACATCCATATTAATGGGAAGATTACGATAAACGCCCATAGGATTAACGGGATACGTACTAATATTTGTGAAACTACTTTCATCTAAATCCCCCCGTTAATATTCGACTTTTTCTTTTTTCAAAATAAACTGTGACACAAGAACAGTAATGAGCGATACGACCAGGATGAGAACACCAATTGCTGCACCATAGCCAAATTGGAAGTCTTCAAATGCGCGCTGGTATAAATAAGACCCCATTACTTCTGAAGCACTACCCGGTCCACCACCTGTCATTACTTGCACAAGTACAAACGAACCGTTAAGAGACGTAATAATAATATAAAGAATCGATGTTTTAATTTGCGGCCAAACTAGCGGAACCGTAATATGCCAAAATTGCTGCCATTCGGATGCGCCATCAATATCTGCAGCTTCATACAAACTTTTCGGTACATTCGAAATACCACCCATAATAAGAAGCATAAATAATCCAATCCCTGCCCAAATTGCCGGAATCGCTATACTAGGCAGCACCCATGTTTTATCCCCTAACCAAGGGCGGGCCCATTCTGTCAATCCGACCTGATTTAATAGGCTGTTTACAATCCCCATGTTCGGATCATAAATAAACTGCCATAAAATCCCGATCACTACTACGGACATAATATTCGGAAAGAAAAATACAATCCGGTAAAATGGCGCTTCTTTAATTTTCAACTGCGTTAATGCCACTGCAAAAAATAGAGCTAGTGTCATAATTCCAATGACTTTTACAAATACGAAGAAAAAGTCATTTACGATCGCCTTCACAATAATGGAGTCATTCCATAGACGAATATAATTATCTAAGCCGACAAATGTTTTATTGGCACTTGTTCCGGACCAATCAAAAAATGAGTAATACAAACCGCCTAACATAGGATATACAGTAAAAATTAAAAAGAGCAGAAACGTCGGCAGTAAACAAAATGCTAAAAACAAATATTTGCTTTTTGATGAAAATGTCATTGTCGATACTCCTTTCTCTATTGATTAAATAAGGTTGCTAAAAAGCTTTTAGCAACCCCATTTTCTTCCCCTAATTTTCTTAGTTTAGTTCCTCTGCTTTTTTCACCATCTTATCGACGAATTCTTCAGCAGTTATATCACCAAGTAAGATATCAATTATTAATAATTTAATTTCATTTGTAATTTCAACTGCAATTTTTTGCTGTTCAGCATCTGGTGTATAACGTTTATACGTATGAACAGCACCTGGATTATTGATCATTTCATTAATATTTTTCAAGAAATCCTGAACATTTGTATTTGAAGATAAATCAACGTCTTTCATGTTCATAATCGCACCTGTTGATTCAGCAAATGCCTGTGCATATTCTTCCGTAAAGATGAATTCTAAAAATGCTTTCGCAGCTTCCGGATTTTTCGCTTTTTCGGCAATTGCAATTGTACGAATATCCGGTACAAGCGCTAATGGCTGACCTGGATCATTCATCGGTGTTGGTGTAAAACCAAACTCAAAACTGTCCGGTGTATCATTTTTCATTTCGTTCGGTAACCAGAAACCTACTGGAATGTAAGCATTTTTATGCATTAAGAAGTTCATTTGTGATTGCGTATGATTGTAAGCTGCAAAACCGCTATCGATTACGCCTGCTTTTGCAATTTTCTCTACCTTCTTCAACACTTCAAGCGTTTCAGGTTTTTTCCAAGCTTCAATAACACCGTTGTTTAAATCATTTAATAACTCTTCACCGCCTGCTGCAGCAAATGCAGGATTCAATACGCCACGGTGGAAGTATTGTGTATGTTGACCAGTCGTTACAAATGGCGCAATTTTTGTATCGGCTTTAATTTTTTCCATAGAACTGATCCAGCTGTCAAAGTCAGTTGGTACTTCCCATCCGTTTTCTTCGAACCACTTCGTGTCATACCAAGTTCCCCAAGTATCGAATACTAATGGTAAACTATAGATTTTCCCGCCATCTACTTCTTCTGCTGGCGAAATAAAGCTATCTAATAATGGTGTACCATTTTCAAGTGTAATTCCTTTTGCAAATTCACTAATATCCATTAACTGACCTTCAGCGATCATTTGTGTTTCACTAGCTCCAGCACCATCGATGTATACGACATCAGGTGGTGTTTCGGAAATCCAGCGTGTGTTCATCTCTGTATTAATATTTGGACCTGCATGTTCTATAATTTCCAAATCCGGGTTCTGTTTTTGGAAGTCTCCTATAACCTGCTTCCACCATCCATCACCATATCCTCCAACAAAATATTGAATTTCCAGTGTACCTGACAAACCATCCCCTGTATTTTCTCCAGAAGTATTATCCGATGGCGCTGTTGATTGTTCAGTAGTGCTGTTTCCTTCATTGTCACTGTTTGATTCCTCGTCATTCGAACACGCAACGAGCAATAACATTAAACTCATTAATGCTACTAAAAACCAAGTCTGCTTTCTGTTTTTGATAACAAACATACATTACACCCCTTCATTTTCATTATGTTAACTATATGAATATAGTCAGCACCGATATTAACGAGAGAAACCTTTAATTACCTCGAGTGTGCGATTCAGCGCAATAATCGAGTTATCATAGTTTAGTGTTGCTATTCCTGTATATAAAATATCAATTAATGTCAGTTGGGCGATGCGTGATGCGGTTGCCGAACTACGAATATCCGCTTCATTAGAGACAACGTAAAGAGCATAGTCTGCCAAGCTCTTTATTGTATTTCGCTTATTTTGTGTCATTGTAATAATCGTTGCTTGATTTTCTTTTGCAACTGTAAGGGCGTTTATAATTTCCTTCGTTTCACCCGAGTACGAGATTGCGAATACAACATCCTCACTCGTCGCGTGAGTTGCGGCAATAAGCTGACCATGACTATCAAAAATCGTTTCGCAGTTTTTATTGATCCGCTTCAATTTGTGCTCGAAATCCTGTGCAACGATTGCTGAAGCGCCGATACCAATAAAGATGATCTTTCTTGCATCGTTAATTTTGTGGATGATCTTTTCAAATTCTCTTTCGCCATTAATCATGAGCGTTTTTTTGATTGCATCGATATTGTGCATTTGAATCGTCTGTATCATTTGGAGTATCGTTGAATCTTTTTCTAATTCAAAGTTGTGGTTGTGTGGAATTTCCAGAGTAGGCGCTGAAGCAATACTTAGTTTTAAATCTTTGAAACCGGAAAAGTTTAATGCCCGGCACATCCTCACAATGGTTGCTTCGCTTGTTTTAGCTTTTTCAGCCAGCACAGCAATCGGCATGCGAATGACATCGTCTAAATGATTTAAAATATATAAAGCCACGTTCCTTTCAGCAGGTTTCAGCAACTCCATCCCCGATCGTATTCTTTCAATACTATTTTCCAAGTTTATAACCTACTCTCAGATAAAATGTTGTAAAACTTCCTTTTTAATGTAAAATATATGAAATTTAACTTCATAATAAAACCTATTTTGCTAGTCGTCAAGATTTTATTTAAATTTTCTGAAAATCAAAGGGGATAAATGTTTTATTTTATTGGTAAATTGACTATTGCTATAATATTGTAGAAATTCAATTATACGGTGGTGAATCTTTATGAAATACGCAATTTTGAGCGACTTACATTCGCATTATAAAAATACGAAAAAGGTATTAAACCATATACAACAAGTAGCGCCCAATGCAGAGATTATTGGATTAGGAGATTTGTTTGAATGTAAAATCGGCAAGAAAAAGGCTCAAACGGTTCGGCATGCACAGCTAAAGGATGCTGCGATCATTGATGAAAGGTTTATGAGCCTCTTAACATTCCCTTCAATTATCGGGAATCAGGAAGAACGTATTGCTTTAGTTACAGGGGATGAGCGATTTCTGCAATACGAAAATGCGCTTGTAATTGAGCATGCCACTTTAATTCATGGGCACCAATTCGAATGGGATGAAACATTCAATCCTACCTTCCCGAACATTGAAACGCCATTACTGTTTTTTGGACATAGTCATGAAGCAGCGATCTATAAAGATGGGCTACGTCACTCCGTCCCTTACGATATTCCATTGGCAGTCGGAAAAAATCAATATCAGATTAATGTCGGTCCTGTTGTAGATAATAAAGAATGGTGTTTATATGACAGCGAGGAAATGACGGTTACATTTATGCAAGCACAATAGGAAAAGGCTGTCCCAAATCAGGACAGCCTTTTTAATCTTTCATTATAACGGACTATAAAACATCCGGTAGCTCGGAATCCATGCCGAACTTTTGGCGGAAACCGCATTTTTTACATAGCTCTTCAATTGCTTCACGACGCGAAAAACCATCAACTAAGTTTTGCGCACGGTCTGTAGTAATAATGTCGCCGAACTTCTGATCGTGGACATTTCCTAAATTAATGACACCCTCGCCATCCAAACAGCAAGGTACAACAGAGCCGTCTACTAAAATAGCTGCATGTGTACGCAATGCATGACAGAAACCTTTACCCTCATCCGCTTTTTCAAGCAGGCTCGGCCAACGGAATTCATGGTCTTGGTTTAAATAAATATTTTTCGCAATTTTTACGCCTGAGCCCATTTCTACGCGCTCTTGAATTTCATAGTCAAGCCCATATTCTTTTTCAAGAATTTCAAGTGTTTCACGGTTTCTGCGGTTTGCCAGCTCGGAAACATTATTACGCTGCAAATTCCATAAGCGGTAAGAAATAATGACATTATGTTTTCGTACATCCCGTACAAATTCCAAAATATCACCTAAGTACTTTTCACGGTTTTCAGAACCTTCATGGCCATCAAAGCTATGAAGTGAAAAATTTATTTGTCTAAGTGCCGGTTTGCCCAGCAGCTTTTCACGGTTCTTTTTAATTAA
This genomic window from Solibacillus sp. FSL R5-0449 contains:
- the murQ gene encoding N-acetylmuramic acid 6-phosphate etherase, with the translated sequence MNYDQLTTEKRNDKTMDLDVMPVSDILQIMNKEDMLVVKSVEQVLPTIEKVIKRVVENIYNGGRLFYIGAGTSGRLGMLDASECPPTFMTDPELVQTIMAGGKEAFFQAVENAEDRLEDGFNKLKEKNITRFDSVIGITASGTTPFVMGALEYAQSVGAYTVSLTSNINSEVSRYADEAIEVVVGPEILTGSTRLKAATSHKMILNMISTSTMVQLGKAYENLMVDVHASNKKLIERAKRIVIDATDCKYEEAEAVLEKTKFAVKPAIVMLKTNENYERVKLALEQVNGHTRKAILLLNNS
- a CDS encoding acetyl-CoA C-acetyltransferase, with translation MKNVYIVDGARTAFTAFGGSFATTDAVQLGTKTAVEALKRANVQPEQVDHVIYGGVITTGANSAYLARHIGLYAGVPKEVPALTLNRLCGSGMQSVVSAAQMIQLGEGDVVLAGGAENMSQSPYSNFEQRFSGSKLGNLEFTDMLQATLTDQYTGSGMGLTAEKLAEQYTISREEQDAFALLSNERAAKARENGTFAKEIVPVAVATRKGEILIDQDEHIKEGGTLESLAKLRPAFKKDGSVTAANASGINDGAASVVVASEDFVNEQGLKPLARIVSWGITGVDPTIMGIGPAPAIRQALERANLTIEDMDLVEINEAFAAQYLAVEKELGLNREKTNVNGGAIALGHPVGASGTRIILSAVYELQRRNGKYAVASLCIGGGQGIALIIERV
- a CDS encoding BadF/BadG/BcrA/BcrD ATPase family protein, whose product is MSGKLWIGIDGGGTKTTAVIGDESGHLLAVAKGSSGNLTAISTEQLYTLINELIDQLLIKTGAALTDVEMVFAAMAGADRQAEQQKIYDAFKHSPVLEKLKIQSDIHAALAAGSWGREGTLLIAGTGAIIFGYEQQKTFRVGGWGYLLGDEGSGYHLGKLAIRSVLDAQDGKVPLKPFQENILTHFNVLSPDQLITVIYGSPNPVTAISSVSRIVLEAIEEDQLAKSIVDKVQEALMELIESAYSRIDRTKPVVLHGGLFSNDSFYEKFTVRFSSRFPDLVALKPTISGTVGAYLLALHENNIEVSDQVKQTIQQTWRLLEGEIT
- a CDS encoding DEAD/DEAH box helicase, which encodes MSAISLLNETLQNKWSFETTMKIQEEMIPAMVEGKDIVAESPTGSGKTLAYTLPILNKVDGNKKQTQALIVAPSQELAMQIVEVIRDWTAGTDITVQQLIGGANSARQIEKLKKKPTIVVGTPGRLNELARQGKLKLKEIETIVLDECDQLLSREYRVVVKSFIENAAFGRQVVVVSATITEEIKLVAERLMFEPISIEIKPEDMVKFGKVVHSFVKVEERDKTDMLRRLANIEGLRGLAFVNNIDQVLMKQNKLEYRDAPIVALHSDMKKDERKKALDAFRKGEARILIATDIAARGLDISGLTHVIHVDVPRTIEQYTHRSGRTGRAGADGEVLTLLSYKDEKTFKKWLRDLSLKGVQKVWTQGQLIEGNAKTVTSKAAPVAASKAAVKKPYQPKSNKKGMTFSKKKEK
- a CDS encoding acyl-CoA dehydrogenase family protein gives rise to the protein MNIYTEEHEMFRKALRKMLDKEAYPYFEQWEKERDIPREFWLKLGENGFLCPMVSEEYGGLALDFGYSAILTEELERVGAGLASGISLHSDIVTPYIEAYGTAAQKEKWLPKSVTGEYISAIAMTEPGAGSDLAGIQTTAKKDGDFYILNGEKTFITNGIHADYVVVVCKTDPQAIPAYKGVSLLIVESGTPGFKRGKKLDKIGMHSADTGELIFEDARVPAENLLGEENRGFYYLMEKLQQERLIVAIETQIEAECCLKLTVDYVKERKAFGSRIADFQNTQFKLAEMATEIDLGRTYVDSLIGKHIAGQDIVKEVSMAKWWISEMAKRVVSDCLQLHGGYGYMEEYEIARRYRDIPVAAIYAGTTEIMKGIIAKQIIK
- a CDS encoding serine hydrolase domain-containing protein, which produces MSFSRVEEFIETAIQNKELPGAVLAVANAKDILYCKAFGVAHTEPEIPMTEQTMFDCASLTKVTATASAVLLLLEQGLIDLDDSIGYYFPELKLMHEEVRVRHLLTHTSGFQAEIKFYKEEVAYADVIERIAQETERKNVEQQVIYSDVNYILLGMLIEKVTGMSLADYAGKNIFQPLHMHNTGFNPSAQLQGKIAATEYRTYLNKHQWGEVHDENALHFGGVSGHAGLFSTAEDLAKFAQAFMKDTDSIFYEQTKQLAKQSFTRQHEEQRGLGWQLYSAPSFSGQYLRDGFGHTGFTGTSIWISDEKQLAIILLTNRVHFGRSCEIQRFRRIVHNLIALENE
- a CDS encoding carbohydrate ABC transporter permease — protein: MKVVSQILVRIPLILWAFIVIFPLIWMFMGAFKSNAEIFTSPWSMPTDFSFTNFERAWNDYNIGRAFLNSFFVTVLGSFLTLLLSIPTAYALERVRSKFGEVLINVYLASMMIPSVLGWIPLFFLLMKFNLLDNLWALSLVYAISHVPFTIFILVGFIGNIPKELEEAAVVDGMSPYGILFKIVTPLIKSGIITVTILNAISYWNEFFMALILLQTESKNTLGVAMNLLKIDAQYDSAWGVLFAGLCIAVIPVIIFYSIFQRHIVKGMTEGAIK
- a CDS encoding sugar ABC transporter permease gives rise to the protein MTFSSKSKYLFLAFCLLPTFLLFLIFTVYPMLGGLYYSFFDWSGTSANKTFVGLDNYIRLWNDSIIVKAIVNDFFFVFVKVIGIMTLALFFAVALTQLKIKEAPFYRIVFFFPNIMSVVVIGILWQFIYDPNMGIVNSLLNQVGLTEWARPWLGDKTWVLPSIAIPAIWAGIGLFMLLIMGGISNVPKSLYEAADIDGASEWQQFWHITVPLVWPQIKTSILYIIITSLNGSFVLVQVMTGGGPGSASEVMGSYLYQRAFEDFQFGYGAAIGVLILVVSLITVLVSQFILKKEKVEY